One Caenibius sp. WL genomic window, GGCCGGTGGCACGAACCTGCGGGTTCGCCACCGGCTTTTCCCGTTTTGCGGCCATGGGGGAGGTGGCCGCTCCCCATCCGTTCGGCCTGAGCCTGCCGAAGGCCGCGCGCAACCGCCGCTCGGTGTTCCGGATGTGGCGCATGGCCCCTACGGCTGGCTGCTTGCAACCGCCGCTCAGGACAGGCTGCGACAGGCTCAGGCCAACGGCAGTGACGCCAGCGGCATTGCATGTCCCGCGCACTTCTGGCTCGCTCCATACCCTGCACATTGCCTCAACCGATCCTCTCGCTACAGTCCGCGTCATGACGAATGCAGACGAATGGCAGAACCGCGTCGGGCAGGTCTGGGCCGACCTGTTCCCACGGACGGACCGCGCCTTTGCCGGGCTGACTCAGATGCTGCTCGAAAAGCTGGCGTCCGTTCCCGGCGGCGCGATTGCCGATGTGGGCTGCGGGGCAGGGGAACTGTCGCTCGCTCTGGCCGCGGCGCGACCTTACGCCGATGTGTGCGGCATCGATATTTCGGAAGCTTTACTGGCCAGGGCCCGCGAACGGGCGGCGGGCGCGGGGAACGTGCGGTTCGTCAGCGGCGATGCGGCGCAGTGGCAACCCGGCGACCGCTTCCGGCCCGATCTGCTGGTCTCCCGGCATGGGGTGATGTTCTTCGACGATCCGGTTGCGGCTTTCGCGCATCTGCGCGCGGTGGCGGCGGCGGACGCGCGCATGGTCTTCACCTGCTTCCGCGCCGCTTCCGGCAATGTCTGGGCCAGCGGCATGGCGCATGCGCTGGACCTGCCGCCGCCCGGCGATCCCGATGCGCCGGGGCCGTTCGCGTTTGCGGAGGAAGACCGGGTGCGCTCGATTCTCACCCGCGCCGGGTGGCGCGATATCGTTCTCGAACCGGCCGATTTTTCCTTCGTCACTGGCGGCGGCCCCGATCCGATCGCCGATTCCCTGTTCTATTTCCAGCATATCGGCCCGGCCGCGCGGTTTCTGCATGAACTGGACGATGCCGATCACCGGGCTGCGCTTCTGCGCAAGCTCGAACAATGGCTGCGGCCCTATCGCAGCGGCGATGTCGTGGCTTTCCCGGCACAGGCCTGGATCGTTTCGGCACGGCGGCGCGATTGATCGCATGCTTCGTTCAGTCTGACGTGGTTTATCCGCTTGTCCCGGGCGCGGGCGTCGCCTAACTGCCTGCGCATGAACTCGACCAATGAAATTCGCCGTTCCTTTCTCGATTACTTCGGATCGACTGGCCATGCGGTAGTTCCTTCGGCGCCGCTTGTTCCGTACAACGACCCGACACTGATGTTCGTGAATGCGGGCATGGTTCCGTTCAAGAACGTCTTCACCGGGTTGGAAACGCCGCCCGCGCCGCGCGCCACCAGTTCGCAGAAATGCGTCCGCGCCGGGGGCAAGCACAACGATTTGGACAATGTCGGCTACACCGCCCGGCACCATACTTTCTTCGAAATGCTGGGGAATTTCTCCTTCGGCGATTATTTCAAGGAACAGG contains:
- a CDS encoding class I SAM-dependent methyltransferase — encoded protein: MTNADEWQNRVGQVWADLFPRTDRAFAGLTQMLLEKLASVPGGAIADVGCGAGELSLALAAARPYADVCGIDISEALLARARERAAGAGNVRFVSGDAAQWQPGDRFRPDLLVSRHGVMFFDDPVAAFAHLRAVAAADARMVFTCFRAASGNVWASGMAHALDLPPPGDPDAPGPFAFAEEDRVRSILTRAGWRDIVLEPADFSFVTGGGPDPIADSLFYFQHIGPAARFLHELDDADHRAALLRKLEQWLRPYRSGDVVAFPAQAWIVSARRRD